The stretch of DNA accttcacTCTCTGTCATGTCATAAATATAACAAGGGCATCTCATTTCTGCTCCTGAAAAGAAAAtcgactttaaaaaaataagcgtAACATGTTCTCATTAGTAAGTGCAATTAATACAATTTAGTGAACACAGGTCCTTCACAATCATGGCGACAAGCACACAAATACTCAACACAGTTCTGCTGCCTTCTCGGACGGTCAGCGCCGCCGCTGCCCCCGTGGCTCACTGCAGGACGCTCACCTGCACGTTAACAAGCCGCTCCCCATCGTCTGTTCCCGGGGAAGCTGGCCACTGTCTGCTCTCACTTGTCACGCCTCCCAGGAGCCCTCTTAGTTCCTTAACAACGAGCACTGGAGCTCGGAATCCCCCCAAAGCTGAGCTACACATCCGCCCCACACAAGTTAGCTCTGTACAAGTACACTGACTGCGTTAGGTTAGGTAATACTTGAAAAAGAGTGGATGCTGCCAAGTGGGAGTATCTCATGCTGCCAATGAACACTCGGACCTGTCGCGGTCCTCTCTCCTGACGGGCCGTGGCGGAAGCTTTCAGGAGAGATGCTAGTTAAGTAGTGAGGTATAGGAGGGGAAAGATAAGTCACggccttttcttctcctccttgcaCTATCTCTGGAGGCCCCCCTCACGCCGGAGGGGTGCGGAATGGCCTCCTGTGTGTAGTGGAGTCGCCCACAGCTCCGTCTCCCGAAGAGCACCGACTGGAAACGCCAGGGACTGAATACTGCCAGGGCCGGGTCGGCGGGGTGTCCGCTCCCGGTAGTTCCTACGGATCAGACCCACACTCACTGTGCTTTCGTTTTCTAAAAGTGAGACCAGACTATTATAAAAAGGTActtccaaaataaattatttctagaatACAAAACGTTTTATATTTTCTAACCCATctaatttcattataaaataggAAATCAGAAAATTAGCTACTAGTTTTCATATGGTAAAAAATATtgatatgtgtacatacacatatatacacatataaaaatccaaatttcaatttcaacaaaaaaaagcaaccaactCAATGATTATGTCCTGAATCACACGAGACACGCTAACTGCCTGTAATGAGAAACGACCACCAAGGACAACTGCAATCCCCCCTACCAGAGGGCAATCGAAGACTGTCCCACATCGGGGGAAAACACAGCGCGTCTCTGACTCCCCGACGCAACACAAACGCTGCTCAGATGTGAGTCCCCAGCTGTGCTCACTacgccagcccagccctgacagAGGCGCCTGCAGTGAGAAGCACTCAGCCACTGCTGTTCTGCAGGGCGGCCGGAGCCCTGCTgcgtgggcaggggagggctgagCTGCAGTCCAAGCCCCCTGCCAACTGTCTGCCCCAGAGGCCCCACAGTGCAGAGGGCGGGCTTTTCTCGGCGCACACGAAGGTGCTGTGCGTGCCGCTCAGCACGGGTCCGGACATCTGacgggagagagggagcaggaatGTTCTTGGAGTGGCCTCCTAGGAAAGTGAGCAATGGGGACAGTGTGACTGCAGCTAAGGTCAACTAGAAGGGGACTGTCGTCGATGAAAACCCGGGACAGTGTTCCTGTAAGTGTAGCAAAGGTGGTGGCACGCTTCCATTTAGTGGATTCCTGACAGTTTTTTGTATCTTCCCAAGGGAAAAGCTTTATGGGCCTCAAAGGCACAAGGGAAGGGgacgggaggggagaggggagtgatgCTACCCCACAGGTGGGCCCGTTCAGAAAGGCGGCGCAGTCTGGGGGCAGCGTCCATGAGCCAGCAGCGCCAGCCTGCATGCAGTCTTCACCCCTGTCTGTGGACGGGTCTCCAAAGGACAGTTCTGCCGTCTGCCGTGCTGAAGCCAAACGGTCTCCGCAGGCCGACCTTGAGTTGCCTTCCCAGGTTTCATCTGTGTTGTAAGAAGCCTGgtcattcacatttttaattggcTACTTTTATGAGAGGGCTAAGGGCAAACAGGAAGGAGACttaacttcaaatatttttcctctgtgaccttttctgtttttcaaaaaggCACGTTCCCTCCCCAGTTGTCATAAATTGAaaaattgtacttaaaaaaaaaccccaaaaaacaaaggcttgaaaatgttttctttcttccctaaCACCTGCTGTTAAAGTAGCAAATTCAGGCAAACCCTTACAATCATTCtcaaacattttctgaaaatgCACAATTCTCTGTGCTATAAAGAACACTTATTAAGGGTCCTAGAGGGGGtgagggatttaaaaaaaatggccacTTTTCTGtcaccaaatttaaaaaacaactgtaGAAAATACAATTTCTCTTAGGTACCAAATATTCAGGAGACAAGTtacggcaaaaaaaaaaaaaaaaagtgtgtggtgtgtgtgcacaccagACACGGGTTTAATTCATCAGTAGCATTCTGTTAAATGGGCACATGTAAAACACTCTCAATTCAGTCCTGAATGGGTCACAAGAGCTTTGAATCTACTCAGGAAAAGGGTGCTACACAAAGAAATCTCAGATCCCACTGAAACCTGCTGCAagtttcccttctctccagaaaCAAAGTATGTCCGTAAATTGTGCGTACACTCGCAGAGGCTTCAAATACCTTCCAAGTTCCGGTCACACATCCGGTTGAGCCCGACTTCTGGTTCTCAACACCCCACAAGGGATCTGAAGGACTGCTGATGCTCACATTCCCACAACCTGTATTTCTCCTACTGAGTCAAAGacgggagaaaaaaaaaaaacaacaaaacaaaacaacacccaACCCTaaccagaataaactaaaaagaaaaacagtttgcTTTGAACACCAGTTTTTCCCTTATTTGCCCTTGGAGTAAAGAACATCCCAATCTCTAGTTGCTTCTATCAAGTGCCGCTGGCCGTGACTCATCCACTCCTCCTGGTCCTCGTAGAGCCGCCCACAGAACCAGCACTTGAACGTGCACTGCGAGTCATCGGGCAAGGAGTCCACCACCTGGTAGTTGTTCTTGTGGacttttttcagtttcattttcagcATCATTTGCCTCTTTATCTGGTTGGCCTCCTCCACGTTCTGGTAGGTCAGCCGAACGTGGTGCCGTCTGATGCCCAGCTGACACCTGGTCCTCTCCGACAGGACGACTTTGAGGACGTTGCCTTTGTACTTGTTGATTACCTTCATCACGTTGGTCACTTCCGGTGAGTCGACATCAGGGTGGTTTAGCACAATGACGGGCTGGTTCCGACGGGGGCATTTAATCAGCTGGTCTGGTTTAGCTGCTACCAGTCGAAGCTGTCTTGCAACCTGAAAAATCGAAGGCTCCTTGAGACAGTGGCTGGGATCAGCCTGAATTCTGCTTCTCTTCCTGGAGGGATTGGCATGCTTggctttacttttatttattggaAGACGTCTGGAAATCGCTTTCCCGTGCTTACTTAACTCACTGCTTCCGTGCTGACTGAGCAGGGAGCCAGTTTTTCTCAGGGTGGTGCTATGGGCAGCACTCTCTTTTCTTGGTTTAGGCCGAAGGGATGTGTCAAGGTTATAGGACATGCCTACTGGCCTGCTCTCGCTTGTCGAAGCCTGTAAGTCCGAGTCTGTCGGTTTCACTGGGCAGCGTGGAATGGGTTTTATTAACTGGGTCTCACTGCAAGGGATACTGACAGGTGCTTCACACGTAGCCTCTATAATGTGGGCATCCTTGGAGGAGTTGAGAACCCTCAACACTGCCCCCTTGGGGATCAACACCGGAGTAGCAGCAGGAGCCTTCCTGGTCATTCGGTTTTCGGTTTTCCCATTGTTGCCTTCTACAAATGGGGGATATATCTGCCGACCACTAATGCCACCATCATCCTGAGGTTTTGAGAAAGTACCTGTGGAATAGCCACTGCCAGTAAATGGCACACTAATTTCTTCCGGGGTAGCTCTCGAAGCTCCCTTTGATGCCTGCCCTACAGAACGACGTTGTGCGTTACTCGCAGCCAGGGACGAAGGCTTGCCACAGGATTCAATTAACTGAGCGATCTTTCTGCGCAAGAGTTCAATTGACTTTATTTTGGAAGTTGAACTATTCCACTTAACGCTCTCCGGGACATCTTCAGCTCCAGAGCTCAGAGAAAAGACCGATGAGATGACCGGGCCATCGAAAGGGTCGTTAGTCCTTTCAGAATTCTTCAATGCCAAAGGctcctccccaggctgctgaGGCCTGGTCCTATCTTCCCCCGTAATGTTGATGTGTAAATACTCACTTCTATATTGAGAGGAAATCTCGCCTGTATTTGAAACTGCTTTGTATTCCTCTGTCTGGCTGTCTTTCAGCTTCCTGGCAGACGGAAGCATCCTTACAGGAATACTGATCTCACTTCTGGATTCCAAGTCATTCTTACTTATGGGCAAAAAGCCCTTTTCTCCAGAGAAGGAGATGGTGGTAGGTGATGCCGTGAGAGGAAAACACTGCTGCGGGTCGCCGTGCAAACGCTTCCTGCCGTCCGTGAAGGGAACAGCAGCTTTGTATGGGAAAGGATGTGATGCAGTGCCAAGACTACGGAGAACACTGTTTTTCACTATGGATAATGAAGAGTGATCTTTCAGGGCGGCGGGGGGAAGGGCGGTTCTGTGGGGATACACAGGACTTCTCTTCTGCACGTCCTCAGCCCTAGCCGAGCTGAGAAGGGATTCCGCACAGCTGTACACGCTGGAATTGGACATGAACATATCGTAGGACCTTATCCATTTCACATTTTTCACTTGCTTCTGAACCGACCGAAGGTTATCCAGGCCTCCGAGGTCTCCAACATTCCCTTCGATCGTCAGGGACTTGGTTTGCTCTGCAGAAGCCGTTTTTTCTCGTCCGTTCGAACCCTTCTCTTTACCCACACGCCCAGGATGACCTCTGTCACCCCCGCGAGCCTCCAGGCGATTATTTTCTTCCAGGGGAAACAGTTTCAGAACAAGCTGCTGTGTTCCATTGACAACCTTCACATCTATCAGCTGGGCTAAACAGTTTGCAGGGACGACGAGCTCCGCGGGCGCCACCACGGTCAGCGGCATCCCGGGCTGAACGGGCTCTGTGGCCGGGGACAGCACTTCCACCTCCACGCTTCTGTTCTCGAGCACACTGGCTGCGCTGGGCTCCGGCCGGGGCCCCTTGTTGGGGACACACACCACGTCTTTCTGGAACTCCTTCAGTTCGGGCACCAACGTGATGTTGTGCATCTTGTCTTTGTTAGTCTGTAGGGAGAACCTCGAAAGTTGATCCGACAGCTTGCTCTGTAGTGTGGAGCCTGGATCGGAGGCTTTTGAAAGCTCTGCACTTTGTTTCGACGCGCTGGACCTCTTCGGCTCCGGCTTGGTGACAACTTTGGGTGGCCGTTTCCCGCCAGCCTTCTCGTGAACCCTCTTCCTGTGCTTGACGATGTAGTCGTTCCGGATAGCACCGTAGTCGCAGTACTCACACCGGTAAGGGAAGATGCCCGTGTGTTTCACCAGGTGCCTCTGAAACTCCCCCTTCGTGTAGGAGATGTGGCTGCAGTGAGAGCAAATGAACTTGATCTCTTCGTGTTGAAGTGTGTGCTTCCTGTACTGCAGAGGATCCTTCGTGGAAAAGCGACATTTATCACAATAGTACTTGCCTGGTTTAAAGTTCCTTACCTTGAACTTGTTATTGCTGGGGCTTGCGATGGTTTCCGCTTTATTTCCGACGTGAGCAGCACTGGGATTACTGCTCCCAAAAGGCAGGTGGGGCGAAGCCACCCCAAGGCTGCACTGGAAGCACACGTAtctgtcttccttctggcccTGCCCGGGCCCCTTCCTCAGATCCTGGGGAGGGATCTGGTGAACGCTCTTGCACTTGGCACACGTGGCGGTGGCCAGCAGGGTGGCCTCCGCCTCTGAGCCCTGGTACAGAGGCGACTGGGCTTCCTGTCTGTCTGGCCGAGTGGCTCTATTAGCGTTAGGCTGTCTGGGCGACATGGTCAAAGAACTGTGTCCGTCATTCACTTGTGAACTGAACAGCTGCTGTCCAATATCCTTCATcttctttatttgcatttcctaacAGAGTCCACTGGGATCCAGAAAGACTTGGCATGATAGAATCCTTCCGAGGCAGCCTTCAGCAAACGGTGGCCGGCGGACGTGCAGTTTCTTCCCGGAAGCATCCTT from Phyllostomus discolor isolate MPI-MPIP mPhyDis1 chromosome 1, mPhyDis1.pri.v3, whole genome shotgun sequence encodes:
- the ZNF518B gene encoding zinc finger protein 518B produces the protein MQIKKMKDIGQQLFSSQVNDGHSSLTMSPRQPNANRATRPDRQEAQSPLYQGSEAEATLLATATCAKCKSVHQIPPQDLRKGPGQGQKEDRYVCFQCSLGVASPHLPFGSSNPSAAHVGNKAETIASPSNNKFKVRNFKPGKYYCDKCRFSTKDPLQYRKHTLQHEEIKFICSHCSHISYTKGEFQRHLVKHTGIFPYRCEYCDYGAIRNDYIVKHRKRVHEKAGGKRPPKVVTKPEPKRSSASKQSAELSKASDPGSTLQSKLSDQLSRFSLQTNKDKMHNITLVPELKEFQKDVVCVPNKGPRPEPSAASVLENRSVEVEVLSPATEPVQPGMPLTVVAPAELVVPANCLAQLIDVKVVNGTQQLVLKLFPLEENNRLEARGGDRGHPGRVGKEKGSNGREKTASAEQTKSLTIEGNVGDLGGLDNLRSVQKQVKNVKWIRSYDMFMSNSSVYSCAESLLSSARAEDVQKRSPVYPHRTALPPAALKDHSSLSIVKNSVLRSLGTASHPFPYKAAVPFTDGRKRLHGDPQQCFPLTASPTTISFSGEKGFLPISKNDLESRSEISIPVRMLPSARKLKDSQTEEYKAVSNTGEISSQYRSEYLHINITGEDRTRPQQPGEEPLALKNSERTNDPFDGPVISSVFSLSSGAEDVPESVKWNSSTSKIKSIELLRRKIAQLIESCGKPSSLAASNAQRRSVGQASKGASRATPEEISVPFTGSGYSTGTFSKPQDDGGISGRQIYPPFVEGNNGKTENRMTRKAPAATPVLIPKGAVLRVLNSSKDAHIIEATCEAPVSIPCSETQLIKPIPRCPVKPTDSDLQASTSESRPVGMSYNLDTSLRPKPRKESAAHSTTLRKTGSLLSQHGSSELSKHGKAISRRLPINKSKAKHANPSRKRSRIQADPSHCLKEPSIFQVARQLRLVAAKPDQLIKCPRRNQPVIVLNHPDVDSPEVTNVMKVINKYKGNVLKVVLSERTRCQLGIRRHHVRLTYQNVEEANQIKRQMMLKMKLKKVHKNNYQVVDSLPDDSQCTFKCWFCGRLYEDQEEWMSHGQRHLIEATRDWDVLYSKGK